The DNA segment GTCGGTGAACGGCGTCGAGATGCCGGCGTCCCCCTTCGGCGTGCAGAAGGGCGACAAGATCTACTGACCGCCACTCACCGCCGGGGCCGGGGCTTCGTGCCCGGCCTCGGCTGCTCGCGCGCGAACGCCTCCGCCACGAAGTCCACGAACACGCGGACGCGTGGCGACAGGTGCCGGCGCTCCGGATAGACGACGAACACGTCCGGCCCCGGTGAGTCCACCTCACCGAGCACGGCCCGCAGCCCTCCGGAGGCCAGCGCCTGCGCGGCGACGAACTCCGGGATGCGCGCGATGCCCACGCCCTCCACCGCCAGTGCCAGCAGGGCCTCGTTGTTGTCGGACGCGAACGGGCCGGGCACGTCCACCGGCGTGCCATCCAGCCGCCACGGGACGCGCTGGCCGTCGCGCAGGTAGGCCAGACACGCGTGGCGCTGGAGGTCCGCCACCTTCCGGGGCGTGCCGTGCCGGCGCAGGTACGCGGGCGACGCGCAGATGACCGCGCGCGACGCTCCCAGCCTCCGGCGGACGAGCCGCGTGTCCGCGCTCTCCCCCATGCGCAGGCCCACGTCCACGCGCTCCTCCACCAGGTCGATGAAGCGGTCCGTGAGCCCCAGCGCGCACTGGACCTGCGGGTACGCGGCGAGGAACGCCGGCAGGCGCGGCACCAGCCAGTAGCGGCCCAGGTCCATGGGCGCGGTGACGTGCAGCGGCCCCCGCGGGCCTTTCGATTCGCGCAGCTCGCCCTGCGCCGCCTCCAGCTCCGCCACGATGCGCTGGCCCCGCTCGAAGAGCGACAGCCCCTCCGGCGTGGGTTGGAGCCGGCGCGTGCCGCGCTGGAGGAGCAGGACTCCCAGCCGGCCCTCCAGGCGGGCCACCGTCTTGCTGACCGCGGAAGGGGACACGCCGAGCGCCCGGGCCGCCGCGCTGAAGCTGCCCGTTTCAAGCGTGCGCACGAAGGCGCCCAGCCCGGCGAGCGGCTCCTGGATGAGGGTCATTCAAGAACTCTAGGAACAGGGCATGTGCCCGGCAAGCCACTACCCGTCCACCACGGAACAGCGCAGGTTTCCTCCCATTCACGGGAGCGGATCATGAAAGTCTTCGTGTTGGGCGCGACGGGGTACATCGGCGGGTCGGTGGCGGCGCGGTTGATGGCGGCGGGCCATCAGGTGGTGGGCACCGCCCGGACCCCGGACAAGGCGCGGGCGCTGGAGGCGCGCGGCATCCAGGCGACGGTCGCTTCGTTCGATGACCTGGACGCGCTCGCGCGGCTGGCGAAGGAGTCCGATGCCGTCATCAACGCGGCGTCCGCGGACGAGCGCAAGGTGGTGGAGGCGCTGCTCGTCGCGCTGAAGGGCTCCGGCAAGCGCTTCATCCACACCAGCGGCTCCAGCATCGTCGCCACCGACGCGGGCGGCGAGCTGACCCCCGGCGTGCACGACGAGGACACGCCCATCGAGCCCGTGCCGGAGAAGGTGGCGCGCATCGCGCTGGACAGACTCGTGCTGGACGCGGCGAAGGACGGCATCCACACGAACGTCATCTGCCCGTGCCTCATCTACGGCAAGGGGCTGGGGCTGAACCCGGACAGCGTGCAACTGCCGCCGCTCATCCAGTACGCGCGCGAGACGGGCACGGCGCGCTACATCGGGAAGGGGGAGAACATCTGGTCCAACGTGCACATCGAGGACCTGGCGGACCTGTACCTCCTGGTGCTGGAGCGCGCGCCGGCCGGGGCGTTCTTCTTCGCGGAGAACGGCGAGGCGAACTTCCGGGACGTGGTGACGGCCATCGGCAAGAGCCTCCACCTGCCCGTGGCCAGCATGCCGCTGGCCGAGGGGGAGAAGCGCTGGGGCGTGGAGCTGGGGCGGCTGGCGCTCGCGTCCAACAGCCGCATCCGCGCGAAGCGGGCCCGCGCCCTGGGCTGGAAGCCGCGCCGGCCCTCCGTGTTCGACGTCCTCGCGGAGCTGAAGTAGCCGCGGACCCGCGAGGGGTCCGCGGCCTTCCTTCACGTCAGTCCGCCTGCATGAAGGCGATCTTGTACCTGCGTGCCTGCGCCGGGAACCCGCGCGCCACCGCGTCCGCCACGTAGCCAGCGAGGTTGGGGAACACGTAGTCGCGCTCGGCGGCGGTGTTCAGGCCCAGCCAGGAGGCCAGCGTCCAGCCGTACTGCTCCACGGTGAGCGTGGGAATCCAGCGGCCGCGCTCGTCCGTGGAGCCCTCCAGCGAGCCCGACAGGTCCAGGCTGGGGAAGGTGCCGTAGAGCGCCTTGCCCGCGACGCGGTTGCCCAGGACGATGGCATGCCCACCCCAGGCGTGGTCCGTGCCGCTGTCGCCGTTCTCCAGCAGCGTCCGGTTGAAGTCGCTCATGGTGAAGAGCGTCGCCTGGGGCGCGTTGGCGCCGAACGCGGTCTGCGTCTCCAGCAGCGTCACGGCCTGCTGGAAGGCGTCGAGCGCGAAGTCCAGCTGCGCCAGCAGCTTCGGATGGTCCACGTCCTCGTTCTGGTGCGTGTCGAAGGAGCCGAAGCCCACGGAGAACACCTGGCGCTTGAGGCCCAGGCCCGCCTTGCTCACCGGCATCGCTCCCGCCACCAGGTCGCGCACCACCTGGTAGAGCTGCGTGTGCAGCGTCCACTTCGCGGTCTCCTCCGGCGGCAGCGTGGGCACGAAGTAGCCGTCGATGGCGTCGCGGGTGGCCTGGGGCAGTTGCGCCCACGCCGCGTCGCGCGCGGCGGCGCGGGCGGAGGAGAACGTCTGCGCCGTGGTGAACACGTCCGCGTAGGCCGTCTCCAGCACGTTGCCGTCCTGCACCGTCATCACGTCCGCCAGCGCCGCCTGCTGGAGCAGGTCGAAGTCCGAGGGCGGGGTGGTGAGGGTGCGGAACGCGAGCGTGCCGTCGGCAGCCACCATCATGGGCTTGCGCTCCACGCCCGCGCAGAAGCGCGGTTTGCCTCCGAACGAGGTCACCTCCGGGTAGTCCGGCGGTGTGCTGGCGTTGAGCACGTGGAGCTTGTCCGCCGCGCGGCCGCCCCAGCCGGTGACCTTGAGGTCGGCGGTGGCGGTGCTGGAGCCGGGGTTGGCCAGCGCGCTGGCCCAGGCGTCCTGCTGGTCGCTGTGGGAGAAGAGGTTCTCCGGCACGGAGGTCCCGCCGGCCAGGTAGTCCGCCTTGTTCAGGGGAAGCACCAGCGGCCCCACGTTGCACACGAACGCGGCGCGCCCCGCCTCGAAGTGCGCGCGCAGCTTCGACAGCGTCTTGGGCAGGGCGAAGGACCCGGCGGCCAGGCCCGTGGGGTTGATGAGGTCCAGTTGGTCCGTCTTCAGGCCAATGGTGGGCCGGGCGGCCAGGTACTGCGCGTAGGCGTTGGTGTCCTGCGGGATGAGGATGTTGTTGCTGTCGTTGCCTCCCAGCAGGAAGACGCAGACGGCGACGCGGCTGCCGGAGTAGCCGCTGGTGCTGGCGGCGTGGGCATTGCCCACCCAGCGGGGGAGGGCGGCGGCGGCGGCCAGGAAGCCCAGGCCCTGCGAGGCGCGCCGGAGGAACTGGCGACGGGTGGTGGTCATGGGGTTCACCGCTGGATCTGGAAGGAGGGGGAGAGGAACGTCAGGTAGAGCCCGAGCTTCTTCTTGCGGATGGCCGTGTTCGCCCGGCTGTCACCCATGGCCGTCAGCAGCTTCTGCTCCAGCTCCGGCGCCAGCGTGCCGTGCAGCCAGTAGCGGCCCATGTACGCGACCAGGTCCGCGTTGGTGGCGGGCAGCAGGTCGTAGTCCACGGTGATGCCCGCGTTGGCGGCGGCGCCGGAGTAGAGGAACTCGTGGAGGAAGTTGGCGCGGGCGGTAAGGGTGGCCGTGTCCAGGATGGCGAACTCCGGTCCGACCAGGCCGTCCACGCCCGGCAGCGGCGCGGTGGGCGGGTAGAAGCTGAAGACGGAGGGCGGGCGGGTCACCCACTGGTTCATCGTCTTGCTCCAGTTGCTCAGCTTCAGCCCCGGGTCCTTGGTGGCCGTGTCCAGCGTGGGATCCAGCCAGCGGACCACGTTCGTGACGAACAGCGCGGGCGAGCGCAGGTGGCCGAAGCCGGACCGCAGGCCGAGGGGCGGCTGGGCGCCGCGCGCCTCGTCGTCCTCCAGGATGGCGCGCACCACCGCCTGGAGGTTGCCGCGCGCGCCGGTGCCGTCGTTCTTGAAGACGGCGGCCACGCGCCGGACGTAGGCGGGCGTCGGGTTGCTCGTCACCAGGTGCTGGATGAGCTGCTTGCTGATGAAGGGCGGGACGTTGGGGTCGTTGAAGACGTTGTTCAGCGCCTGGGTCAGGTGCGTGGTGATGCTGCCTCCCGCGGCGGTGGTGACGCCGCGCAGGAGCACCTGGCTGTCCGTGTCGTGGTTGGCGTTACAGGGCATCAGCGGGTTCTTGTAGTCGGGCGTGTTGATGGCGGCGCCCCGGGCCGGACACGCGGTGGCGTTCCAGGTCCAGCCGGACAGGGCGTGCGCGAAGGCCTTCACCTGCTCCTCGCTGTACGCGCGCTGCCGGTTGCCGTTGGCGTCCAGCAGCGGGGTGCCGTCCTGGTTCAGCTTGTCCGTGCCCAGGGTGAAGAGCTGGAGCATCTCCCGCGCGTAGTTCTCGTTCGGGTCGATGGGGTTGCCCTTCGAGTCGAAGGCGCGGTTGTTCGCCATGTCCAGGTAGCGGCCCATGGCGGGGTTCTTCGTCACGGCCTCCAGCAGCACGCGGAAGTCGCCGAAGGCATGCTGCGACAGCAGGTTCATGTACCCCGCGACCGCCACCTTGGAGTCCACGTACGGCGTCCTCGTGGAGTCCGGGATGCCGTTCTGGGAGACGACGAAGATCTGGCTGAGCGCGAACGCCACGCGCTGGCGGAGCTGATCCTCCCCCGTCACCGCGCGCTGGAAGAACTGCGAGCCCAGGTCCTGGGCGCTCTCCCCGTCGTACGGCGTGGCGGGCTGGAGCGCGAACTGCTCCGTGAGCGACTGCGTGATGCCGACCGCCATCACGTGCTCCACGGTGCCCACGGGCGCGGGTGCCACGCCGCGCGCGAGCTTCGGGCCGAACGAGGACTGCTCCAGGAACCGGATGCTGTTCGGCTCGCTGGGCGTCTCCAGGGATTCCACGGCCTGTTCGGTCCGGCCGTGGACCTCCTGCTGCTCTGGGGGCGGGGACTCTGTGGCGGAAGGCCCGTCGGCCTGTGTGCAGGAGGTAGCGCACAGGACGAGGGCCAGGGCGGTGCGACGAAGCATCCGGTTGCTCCTGGTGACTGCGGGGGTGGTCGACCCCGGAAACGCCGGGGCCGCGACGTCGCAAAAGATTCTAGATGATAGGTAAATGAGTTTAAACGGGCTTTCCTGGTAGTGCTGGAGTCGTCGGACGCGGGAGGTTTGTCGTGCCCGGACGCGGGGCCCGGTCCGTATGTCTGACGACGCCGTCCTGCCTTGGAGCCCGTGATGCCCTCCGCCCCATGCTGGTCCTGGTCCTCCGCGCTGCTCCTGGGGTCGCTCTGCGCCTGTGGCGAGTCCGTCCCTCCCGTGGCCACGGACCTGGCCGCGCGGCTGGAGGCGGCGCGCGAGGCCATCCGGGCGGACACGTGCTTCCGGGAGCGGCCGGACGGTGCCGGGTGTGAGTGGGGCGACTTCGCCTACGACCCGGGCGCGTTCGCGATGCGCCACGACAGCGGCGAAGCCATCCTCGTCATCGACGACTTTCCCACGCTGCCGCTCCGGGCGCTGCGCTACCAGAACCGCCTTCGGGGCTACTTCCGGGCGGACGCGCAGGGGCGGCTGGAGCCGGTGCCCTTCTCCTGGCGCCTCCCCGCCACGCTCCACCGCACGCTCCAGTCGTTCGCGACGCCGGACTTCCTCCCCGCGGAGCAACTGCGCACCCTCGCGGCACCGCTTGGGGAGACGTATCCCTCCCAGGTCATGGAGAGCGTGGGCCATGGCAGCTTCG comes from the Corallococcus macrosporus genome and includes:
- a CDS encoding LysR family transcriptional regulator, producing the protein MTLIQEPLAGLGAFVRTLETGSFSAAARALGVSPSAVSKTVARLEGRLGVLLLQRGTRRLQPTPEGLSLFERGQRIVAELEAAQGELRESKGPRGPLHVTAPMDLGRYWLVPRLPAFLAAYPQVQCALGLTDRFIDLVEERVDVGLRMGESADTRLVRRRLGASRAVICASPAYLRRHGTPRKVADLQRHACLAYLRDGQRVPWRLDGTPVDVPGPFASDNNEALLALAVEGVGIARIPEFVAAQALASGGLRAVLGEVDSPGPDVFVVYPERRHLSPRVRVFVDFVAEAFAREQPRPGTKPRPRR
- a CDS encoding NAD-dependent epimerase/dehydratase family protein, which gives rise to MKVFVLGATGYIGGSVAARLMAAGHQVVGTARTPDKARALEARGIQATVASFDDLDALARLAKESDAVINAASADERKVVEALLVALKGSGKRFIHTSGSSIVATDAGGELTPGVHDEDTPIEPVPEKVARIALDRLVLDAAKDGIHTNVICPCLIYGKGLGLNPDSVQLPPLIQYARETGTARYIGKGENIWSNVHIEDLADLYLLVLERAPAGAFFFAENGEANFRDVVTAIGKSLHLPVASMPLAEGEKRWGVELGRLALASNSRIRAKRARALGWKPRRPSVFDVLAELK
- a CDS encoding DUF1501 domain-containing protein translates to MTTTRRQFLRRASQGLGFLAAAAALPRWVGNAHAASTSGYSGSRVAVCVFLLGGNDSNNILIPQDTNAYAQYLAARPTIGLKTDQLDLINPTGLAAGSFALPKTLSKLRAHFEAGRAAFVCNVGPLVLPLNKADYLAGGTSVPENLFSHSDQQDAWASALANPGSSTATADLKVTGWGGRAADKLHVLNASTPPDYPEVTSFGGKPRFCAGVERKPMMVAADGTLAFRTLTTPPSDFDLLQQAALADVMTVQDGNVLETAYADVFTTAQTFSSARAAARDAAWAQLPQATRDAIDGYFVPTLPPEETAKWTLHTQLYQVVRDLVAGAMPVSKAGLGLKRQVFSVGFGSFDTHQNEDVDHPKLLAQLDFALDAFQQAVTLLETQTAFGANAPQATLFTMSDFNRTLLENGDSGTDHAWGGHAIVLGNRVAGKALYGTFPSLDLSGSLEGSTDERGRWIPTLTVEQYGWTLASWLGLNTAAERDYVFPNLAGYVADAVARGFPAQARRYKIAFMQAD
- a CDS encoding DUF1800 domain-containing protein, whose amino-acid sequence is MESLETPSEPNSIRFLEQSSFGPKLARGVAPAPVGTVEHVMAVGITQSLTEQFALQPATPYDGESAQDLGSQFFQRAVTGEDQLRQRVAFALSQIFVVSQNGIPDSTRTPYVDSKVAVAGYMNLLSQHAFGDFRVLLEAVTKNPAMGRYLDMANNRAFDSKGNPIDPNENYAREMLQLFTLGTDKLNQDGTPLLDANGNRQRAYSEEQVKAFAHALSGWTWNATACPARGAAINTPDYKNPLMPCNANHDTDSQVLLRGVTTAAGGSITTHLTQALNNVFNDPNVPPFISKQLIQHLVTSNPTPAYVRRVAAVFKNDGTGARGNLQAVVRAILEDDEARGAQPPLGLRSGFGHLRSPALFVTNVVRWLDPTLDTATKDPGLKLSNWSKTMNQWVTRPPSVFSFYPPTAPLPGVDGLVGPEFAILDTATLTARANFLHEFLYSGAAANAGITVDYDLLPATNADLVAYMGRYWLHGTLAPELEQKLLTAMGDSRANTAIRKKKLGLYLTFLSPSFQIQR